The genomic stretch tgaaatttgtgtttccgtaacatcattttctaactcagcggggggtccgcgcagagattgacagacggaatacggctattattaaagagacaagCTAAAATGAATGCACTACAAAAAAAGCTTATTGTATTGATAGAGAAATTTTATCagaatcaaattttattttacaatgtaatcataaacattttataaaaacacataCGCAACCACAGTGTTCTATTGGAAAAATGAAggaacctaaattattaaatatttatgaaattataaaataaaacaaaaatctaGCTGCCTACATATTCGTTCACTTGTCTAAATTAAAACGTGCTACCattttgaaatgtattttatactATGACACATTTTAATGTGGTGCTCGAACTTTATTCAACACATTTGTCTACCCAGGGCCGACAACACGACGTGTATTTTGGAGTGAtagccgttagcccgtggaaaaatccacaggttcgctcgtcctttttatacttgtgcagctaagctaccaatTTGcctgacagacggacagacgtgtacggctattataatatatTCTTTCTGAGTTACAGAATTTAGCCCTTTATAGAGAAGCCGATAAAccgtttttgacagcatataaATTTTAACTAAGATACAggttcagaaaattttaaaagtcaaTCTAACCTCTGAAATAGGTCAGATAAGATTCGATCTGAAATTAAGCCATTAAACGAAAGAATTTTTGCAAGAAAtacatttttgtgattttttgatgagctcaaaaaaaaattggtgaaacttaattttggtccaaaatcttaaaaataatatcccaaaaaaattattccccaaacattttttcttatagGGTAGCAATACTGTTGGTAAAGTCATTTACCAATTCTTTCTACTCTAATAAGGCAGTGATACATGATTTGAATCGATTAAATAACTTGTCGATAAAATCGATAAAACGACTTGTCGATTTCAATCTTTAAACTTGCATTATGATTTAGATCAAATTTTTGGACTATTATGTTTTAAATAAGACAACAACTTCTTTTGCATATCTGTGTGAGCAATAAAATGTGAGTGtgttaagtaaaaaataaaaaaggggtTTGGTGTTTCAAAAACATGTCATTGGGAAAAGATAAAGCACAATTTATCAGTAATGGGTGGCTTTTTGGAAATATTAAGAccacaaaatgtaaaagcaaTGAAGACTACTAAAGTAAATACATTTGGAAGATTTTCTTATCCACATGTACCCAGCCGCTACACCAACGTTGCAGAGATGTCGTAGCGACGTCGAGTTTTACGTCGGTGCGACGTCCGCTCAACGTCAGAATGGAAAGTCGCACAGACGTCGGACTTGGCGTCTGTACGACTTTTTACAGACGTATAACTGCGAAGGTAACCGACGTTACAGCGACTTAGCTGCGATGTTATCAGATCTAACAAAGAGGctccttaaaaacaaaaaatgatttttaaaattttcttttataatcAACTAGTATTTACATTCGTTCAATTACACTAGTATCAGAAGACACATGATAActcatatttatttacaaaaactttATATTCCCATGCATAAACATTCTTCATCACCTCTGCATATTTCACGTGCATTTTCAGTATCGAAACAATTTTTCATAGACTTCTTCTTCTATTTgctatagaaagaaaataatggTATTAAAATATGATCTAACTAGTGATATTAATTACAAGGAGAATTTGTCACTAACGCTTTTATATAAGAAAACTTCTCAGAAATAACAAGATGTGTAATTGCAAAACTAGGTGttcaaagaaatatatattaacaGATTCTACAGTTTTCAAATGATGTACCTAAATATAATGTTAGATATAAGTAACTAAATTActgtttctttttcttaaaaCGGGAATCTTCTCAATTCCTTTCGCTTTTTTATCAAcctaaaataaagaattttttctATAGCATATGCGAAATAATGACACCAAATAAACTTATGTATACAAAATATGTATACATTgtattttatgtaaatattcaGGGTAACAcagggaattaaaaaaaacttactgctAATCAGATCCTtctcaatatattttgaaatattcccactttctttcttttcttctatATGTTCGTAAAAATAGAGTCCACAATACTTTACCAACAACAAATGTTTGAAATTGACACACGACGATTTTAGCGCGAAAGAAACTGACACATATATCACGTcgttttaacaaataaatttgaaaacgtCTGCAACTTCAACTTTCTTTGGTTACTCCCGTGAAGTTAAGCCTAACTCCCTCTAGTAGGAATCAAACTTTAGATAGAAACGAATTTTGGAAATGCTTGTGCTTCTAATCCTTAAAATTTTACCTTTCCCTCCAGTATATTAAGTCAACATTGTAGATGGGAAGCAAATAAATCAAAGGAGCTATgaataaagaatattttttcaagttttaatAAGTGTTTTACATCCGTATGGAGTTTTGTAAGATGTTGAATTGAATTACTCAAATATTTTATGTGTCTAATTATTACCAGCTGATTACCAAGATGTTACTAAAGGAGGTACATCACTTCAGGAGTCATTTTTGACTTGAAGACGTATAAGTGTGTAAGTCAAAAATTTCTatatttgaatttccgcgcccgaaggcgtaggaaattctttaaaaccgtcgtttttttctttcgaagcattttttgagaaaaaatcgaccctgggatttcacgttggtccgtcacagatgtaaacttcgtacccaagctccttaactactgggaagtctagtattgacgcttcaggacaaaattagtatttgttttcgacaaaatttggtacagttaacaaaaaaagtatgctgaacataatggtgacataataattttgatttttgtcaccttaatgtcattttaggccaaaattggtccaaaaattagaactactttattttcaacaaaatttggaacagttaacaaataaagtatgctgaacatgatggtgacatcaaaattttgatttctttttacctaaatgtcatttcaggccaaaatcggtccaaaaattaaaactactttatttttaacaaaatttggcacagtaaacaaataaagtatgctgaaaatgatgatggtacaaaagtttgattttttgtcacctaaatgtcatttcaggccaaaatttatccaaaaattaaaactgctttattttcgacaaaaattgacacagttaataaaaaagtatgctgaaaatgatggtcacatcataattttgattttttttcaactaatgccgtttaagaccataaacgtttcaatcgcaagactttcaaccatgaatgataggctgtattttttgttaccaatttcttttaaaatgtgagtttattatgacacgtttcgttttgtttgcgtttgttgtaagatataatgtcactgattggctttatcttcagaggttcatgcaccaaaccccttcgaatgtttggcacaataacacaacgaattagcaggttttcatcaaattttgtggtagcgcgcggaaattcttagagcccccagggcttcttgttataaTTTCAAACATGCACGAGATTTAATGATAAGAGCGTCAATAGTTCTGGCAAAACGTGGCTTTTTATTCTATCATCAAAATAAGTAACGTAACGTTATATGACGTTAATTTTAGTCCCAATGACGTAATTGGTAATCAGTCCCCATGTTTACCATCTCCCTAAATATCTGTAGCATCATCTGTAACGTCATTAGGGATCTCTTATGTTATCAAAACATTCTTACGGGTTGAGTTTGTATTAAGACAAAGTAGTTCTGAGTTCTTGGACCGTGGGTACTTTACGACTCTCCTTTCCCTAGTGCTATGTTAAACCAAACCTGCCTGGTTTGGTAAAGGTAGAATATATATAACCAATTTAAATCACCCTGTTAACTttaatcaaaataattatttcatttttagcaggtgaaaaaaaaacaataagccTTTTTAACTGTATATATAatagtttctttttttatccaAAAAACAGCAGCTTAACGCGGAATGTTGTTTCCTTCTAGTGGcaataacaagaaaaaagaGAAGACGTACAGAAAGTTCGAAAATGGAACCGAAGACCGAAATCACCGAAGATATATACGAGAAGATttctatgaaaaaaataatattgcaaTTTGCAAAAAACACAACAGCTCATGGCATTACCCAGATTGCGCTAGCAAGAGGTCGCTGGTTTAAGTTATTCTGGGTAACTGCAATTATTGGTTGCCAAATAGGAATTTATTTGCAAATAACGCCTTTAGTTATACAATATAGAAAAAGACCTGTCGTGACGAAGGTATACCAAATTGCTGATGCTGTGTTAACGTTCCCTGTTGTTACAGTTTGCAATATCAATCCCATAAGAAAAACGGAGGCTGAAATGTTGTTCAATGATACTGATGGAGGACTAAATGCTAGTAACAGTCTCAGAACTGGACAGTTCTTTCCAATGAAAGATTTATGGCTTTCTTCAATAAGTTTTAAACTAGGAAATCAGATGTTAAATTACGggcatttatttgaaaacttcGTTTTAGACTGCCGATGGAACTTCTTTCATAGTTGCATGAATTCAAGATTCTGGAAACAATTTTGGCATTGGAAATATGgcaattgtttttctttcaacAGCGGTTATGACCGTAATAACAAAGCTGTTCCTGTTTTAACCTCTTTTGAAACTAATATTAATACCCTTCTATCATTAGAATTAAATATAGGGCTCAAGGACTATTATTTGCCATTGGCAAAAAGGGCCGGTATAATTCTTCATGTTGGTGAGCAGGATGTTATGAAGGACATTTTGTCCCACTCTCATTACCTCTCACCAGGTTTTTCACATCTTATTTCAATGGAAAAAACAATTCGAAAAAGAGCCGACCCGTTTAACAATAGAACATGTATACCACATTATAAAACTGATTTGGGAAAGCAGCCAAATAATGATcagagaattttaaaaaaatattctagaAAAACGTGTATGGATCTTTGCTCTTATCAAGTTATGATAAGGAAATGTAACTGCACTCCATATTGGGCACCTTCTTTAAACAGCAAAAGAAGGTGTCATTCAAGTGATGAAGCATGCGTTTTAGCTGTCGATTATGATTATATGCACAACAATTTGTCTTGCCTGAGGGAGTGTCGATTTCCTTGTGAGGAAATTAACCACCTTTTAAGCATATCATCGGCTAAATTTCCTTTGAATGAAACTGAATCTTCTGAGAAGAACAGGCTGGAAGTATATTTCTCTTTCAAAAAACCTGAAACAGTTGTCATGGAAGATGAAGAGTACTACATGATACATAATTTACTAAGCGACATCGGTGGACAACTTGGGTTATGGTCTGGTGTTTCAGTACTGACTTTAGTTGAACTATTAGTTCTCTGCGCATATGGTACaagtattatttttcaaaaggTGTTCTTTTggatcaaaaatgaataaaacatTCCTGAAGTATATCAGTCACAAATAGTTAAATCCGACGTCGTCGCATAAAATTAAATTACACAATTTAAACTAATTTAAACAGTGAGTTAAACTAACGAACGAACCACAGCAACAGTCACAAGTGTAACGTATTTCCAAAGTAATGCAATTCACAAGTTTTACATGCTTTGAAGATTTTAAACTAATGATGATGAAAGTCTTCACTAGAATCGCTTATGAACTGGTAACTTATACAATTCCGAGGAAATTTTCATTCGAAGTTTGTAAAATAAACTGTATTTGTAATATGCCACAATGACAAATAAAAGGTGATAACAGAATGAAGTTGTAACTTATCAATATATAACGTATTCATGtaggaaaaaagaaaagtaattgggtcttttttcaaaataatagcttgcattttttaaatcctAGCTGCGAGTGAAACGTAAACACCAGGATGAACTGTTATAACTTGACCTGTTATgacaaattatgtaaaaaaattcataTCTTTTTCGCATTTGTGTGAAGAAAAATCAAATTGGAGACCTCATTGTGCAATCCACGGATACtgaatatttatatattaaagtaTTGCCGCCTGAAGACAATTATCTAAGTTTAAAGGTCAAACAGGGATACATTGCGCATCGCCAATCCACTTATTGCAATATGATACCGAGGATGGCAGATAGCTCATCCATGGCGCCTATATGTAATTGAGTGTTTGATCACACTGAATATACTCGCTCGTCATAACCAGAGGTCCGGTAGGCATAAACCATTAACCATTCTATAGTTTCTACTCTATTTTTGTACTTATTTAGACCTACTACGTTAAGTAACCTTTGACAACACCATCCGACCTATTATTTAAGCCTTTACATTATTCATCTGCTTGTAGACatggataatttaaaaatagcgCACTATGATGACTTTTAAGCCAACAACACTGCGGCAATAAATTATTAATAAGAGATGTAGTAACTAAGTATTTTACTATAgatatataaataaatcttattgatcaaaaaaatgtccaGCTAATTCAACATTATATTGtggaattaaaatttaattactaacGCAAGATAGTATTCTTTTGTGTtgattcttaatttaaaatcattGAGGTGTAACGTTTCCATTGTCGTCACATTCTTTTATGTTACTTACTTAAAGAAGGTAATTAGCACctctaaaaacattttaaagtcaTCGTTGTTTCTCCGACTGGCTTTATGTGCAACAGTCTTGTATGTTTCTATGCGAAGTTTAAAGAATACAATCAGCTAGCTAGTTCATAAAACTTTGAAGTTTATTTCATCAAAGAGTTTAATTTGATAGAAAGTTGAGTGCTTATATCGGTAGAGAGCACACACACGTAGGTAAAATCCAAAAaagtcgggaaatcagtttagtcaattttctaaaatttacaGAATGATTACGcttgataaaataaagttgCGTTATACGTTTTAAATTGTAAGAAATTAGTCCTCCGTTCTCTTATAGTTTTCAATAAGCATGAGGTTCATTATTGATGAATCAGTAAGTGCAAACTCTTGGCCTCACTTGAAACAGTCACAGTATTTCAATTGAACAGTATAAGttgctgtttgttttttaatttaattttaattttaatttaagtttaagAAGACAGAAAGTAAATATAAACTGAAAAGCACATAGTTATGAAACAACCAGTATCATCGAATCTATTGACGGTCGATGTTTTAAAGGTAAAACGCTGCCATTAACTCTTGTTGAATGCTAGAAAAATTCTAGCAAATTAAACAGTGCACATAACTTGTTAAAAACCCCTCTCTGTTGCGGTCCCTTAAGAAGTCATTGCTTTTTTAATAAGATATTTGTAGTTTAGGAGCGCTTAAAATCTGATGTATTGTCAGATTTGTGCGAGTACTATTAGATGCCTATAGGAAgttctttataaaattttacacaaatttgttttagtcattattaattttttctttgtcaAAATAAAAGCCTGATATATACATTGACAGTAATCACAGCGTTCGTTCTTAGCACAAAGTAGCAGTTCTACTATTATTTTGAACATAATACGGATACTATGCTGAGGCTGATTTATTGGCAATCTTGGACAAGCTGGATTAAATTTAAGAAATAacgaaataagaattttttaacaacaaaaacattcaGAGTTTCACCATTAAGGGTCCTTTGTTGGGATTTTGGCGCAATAGCGttccattttttgaaaaaaaaatataatactttATTTTCTTAAACATCAGGGCATATACGAGTAAGTTTCTAATGTTACTCCTAGTTATTAGCAAACCGAAAAAAAATTCCAATATTTGATGACTATTCTGTCGTGCTTTGTTTCTTAtagtaaatgaataaaaataaacatagtttttaaggttttaaaaaaacagataGGAGATTTATTTACGCGTGTTGACCTAAATTCCGATCTGACCTAATACGTTTTTGGTGCTCATCctcctttttaaaatattaagacaGAAtagacctttttaaaaaaagtcaataaatttatttatttctgacCAAACTATAAGTTGATTTCAACACGAACGATGATTATAAACCAACGttatgtaaaattattttcccCTGCTGACCTGGTAGCCTATATTTAAATTGCTTTATTAGaacctgcaaaaaataaaactttgttgTTTCATAAAATTTGCCCTTGTGAAATGttcttttgcttttaaaaatattttgtcattttcttttcacctgcctattatttttattataaaattcgCAATGAATAAAAATTTCCAAATGTTGAACCACCTAAAATGGCGGTAAAGATAAATTCAGAAAGAGCAAGTAGGAtggaagaagaaaagaaatccTTAAAAACTATTTGGATGCATTTCGCAACAAACACTACAGCTCATGGGTTTTCACAGATTGTTCTGACAGGAAGTGCagtcattaaaatattttggttgttaACAATTTTCGCTTGTCAAGTTGAAATGTTTTATCAAGTGGAACCATTAGTAAAGCAGTATTTCATTCGACCTACGCAAACTAAAATCTATTTAAGAGAAGAAACTAATCCAGTATTTCCAGCAATCACCATTTGCAACACtaataatgttaaaaaaggTAAGTTAGCAGAAGAATTATGGAATGGCATGGCATCAAATTCTTATAATTTTATGGCATTTGTTGGGGATACTTCGGATGGATCCTTGACACCGGGACGGGAGCAATTGAAAAGATACTTCGAACATTTAGCAGCGTACGAGTATTTAGCGCAAAAACATTTTGAACTGGGAGCAGGTATGTACCAATACGGGCATCATTTTAAGGACATGATAGCATCTTGCGAATGGAAGTCAATTTACGACTGTAAAAATGAAACATACTGGAAACAATTCTGGCATTGGAAACACGGGAACTGCTTTATGTTTAATAGCGGTTACCGTAATGCTGGAGAAGAGGTTCTAAAGGTTTCTGACACCGGCATAGGAAGCGGTTTAtcaataaaattaaacattGAAATCGCAAAGTACTCGTTTTTAGCCAACGTTGCCGGCATCGTGATGCAAGTAGGGGAGCAGGGCGCTATGGTGGATTTAACATCGCGTGGGACATACCTAGCTCCGGGGTTTACACATGTTGTTGCTCTAAAGAAAACAAGAAGAATTAGAGCTGATCCGTTCGAAAATAAAAGTTGCGGCCACCATCATAAAGCAGATTTAGGAAAGGTATCACATGGACCCAGATTATTACGAAAGTACTCCAAACAATTGTGCAAGAAAGTTTGTTATTCTCGAAATGTAATAAAAAGATGCGGATGTGTTTTGTATCAATTACCATCCTTAGATGGAAATAAAACATGTAGCAAAGCTGAAAGAAAATGTCTAAGGCCTCTAGCGGCCGCATTTAAAGCAGGGAATTTAACTTGTCTTAAAAAATGCAGTTTGCCTTGCCTAGAAAATAGTCATGAGATAAAATTGACTTCAAGTAAACTTTATGCACGAAATATTTCAATGGTCGCAGATAATTTGTTAGAAATTATCGTGTCTTTCGAGGATTTCGAAACTTCGATTATTGAAGATGAGGAATACTACAGAATTGAAAATTTGTTAAGCGATATTGGCGGCCAGTTTGGATTGTGGTCTGGTATTTCGGTGTTAACTTTGATTGAATTTTTGGTATTTATAATCTATGctttatttttatgtgtttCGTACATTTACGGGAAACTCAAAAACAAATGATTCTATCATTTCACATCATGTTCCCTGCAAATGGGAGACTTCAAATTTGTTGTTGCATCTTAAACACTTGCATCTATATAGCTATATTTATGTTAAATATGTTGTATATACATACAGATGTTGGAATATTATGAGAAAGTTTTTGTTCATGTACTGAAGTATGAGATATGGCGGAAAATCAGTAATAAAAACAAGAGTTATAATTGATAAAAGTAATAACACATCTCCAAAACATCACCTTTTTCATTTACTTATGATACACATGTTATTAgtacaataaattaaattcttcttcttttattttCGTTCTGCTAAATATTTCTTCAAATTTGGAGATTCTTTGGTTTTAGCATGAATATTTTTGAGTACTGGATATTTACATAGGACGGATGCGTTTGGAAGTACTTGGTTGACCAAATCCATGACATCAACAAAGTATATGTCTGCTATCGTAATCTAAACAAAGAATGCGGCCAATATAAGCACCATGTTTTTTTACCAGACGATGCCTACTATTTAATATCAGTATAGCACCGCAAATGAAATAATACGCCTATTTAACGGATGAAAGCTGGACTTACCGATTTCCCAACAAAATTGTCACATTTTCCATATTCTTTAGCTACCACTTCGTAGAATTTGAATGACTTATGAAGTTTTTCTTCTAATGCTTTTAGCTTCGCTGGCTGAAATAAAGTGATGTCTATACAGTATATATTCGTTGGTGTTGAGAAAGCTGTCGCGTTGGCAGAAAAACATATGAAAGAAGTATTCAATaacgtaaataaaaaagttgaaaaatatctgaattaaaaaaatgtaaaaatattgctaaatatctACTTCTGTCAGGCGCGTCCATTTATCTTTCAATCTATACGTTCGAAGTATCACTATCTTACAGGGCTGTTCTCTTTAAACAGTGTCCGCTTTAGCGGGATCCCACTGTAGAAATAAACCAAAATAGATCCAGCAAAGATTACTTGGAAGCAGGTATTATAATGATTAATcattcaaaacaaaaatgtcGAACTTTATATGTAGTGCGGGAAGTACTAATTCTAATTCTTGTCAATTAGTTGTTATGTAGAAAAATGCATGGTAATTCATCTGTGGCTACGTGCGATTGCCATCTTTGGCTTCCAGACAGGCACACAGATAGACTGACAGATAGACTGACAGATAGACTGACAGATAGACTGACAGATAGACTGACAGATAGACTGACAGATAGACTGACAGATAGACTGACAGATAGACTGACAGATAGACTGACAGATAGACTGACAGATAGACTGACAGATAGACTGACAGATAGACTGACAGATAGACTGACAGATAGGGAGCATTGTAATAATAAACGAGAACAATACTGTTCTTCCTTATAGGTTTATACAGTTGTCAACTTTATATAACCATCCTTACCTTCTCTTCTTCTTTTGTGAAAAATGCAATATCTATAGCAGCGTCATGAATCTCTTTATGTGTTACAACGATCCCATCAATCAAAGCTCGTTGACCGTTGCATTCCCCCATTAAGTTGAGTTCAGTTGCAACGTATCGTAAGATAGCTGCagtttgaacaatttttttgccGCATTGTGTTGTCAAAACTGGAATCTGTCCAGTTGGGGTTTCtttaactaaaaaagaaaaaaattaataattcgtTATTATTGTCCATATGGAGCCCCtaaaatatacttttatttaCACCTAAAGGAGTTATAACATaatcaaacattttattttgcctttattttaaaataattcttcGTTTGTTGGCTCTATCAATAATCCCTAGCCCTTATACACATCGACTGTATTTCAAAAGTTACCTTAAGAAAATTTTGTATCTGTAAACTTAAAGACCAATATTAAATTATTTCCATACCATTTCCTTTAATTGCATCAAATTCTGCGAAAGATATTGTTTTCTCTTCAAATTCAACACCAGCATATTTGAACAACATTCGTATGGCCTCGCCACGCCCACGGATATCGAAATATAATAAGGAGTATTTAGGAGACATCTTTGTTGTGTTGTAACTTATCGATTTCAAATGAATCTAAATAGAAAACGTATTTAAATAT from Hydractinia symbiolongicarpus strain clone_291-10 chromosome 12, HSymV2.1, whole genome shotgun sequence encodes the following:
- the LOC130621895 gene encoding FMRFamide-activated amiloride-sensitive sodium channel-like; the encoded protein is MEPKTEITEDIYEKISMKKIILQFAKNTTAHGITQIALARGRWFKLFWVTAIIGCQIGIYLQITPLVIQYRKRPVVTKVYQIADAVLTFPVVTVCNINPIRKTEAEMLFNDTDGGLNASNSLRTGQFFPMKDLWLSSISFKLGNQMLNYGHLFENFVLDCRWNFFHSCMNSRFWKQFWHWKYGNCFSFNSGYDRNNKAVPVLTSFETNINTLLSLELNIGLKDYYLPLAKRAGIILHVGEQDVMKDILSHSHYLSPGFSHLISMEKTIRKRADPFNNRTCIPHYKTDLGKQPNNDQRILKKYSRKTCMDLCSYQVMIRKCNCTPYWAPSLNSKRRCHSSDEACVLAVDYDYMHNNLSCLRECRFPCEEINHLLSISSAKFPLNETESSEKNRLEVYFSFKKPETVVMEDEEYYMIHNLLSDIGGQLGLWSGVSVLTLVELLVLCAYGTSIIFQKVFFWIKNE
- the LOC130621901 gene encoding amiloride-sensitive sodium channel subunit beta-like; this translates as MEEEKKSLKTIWMHFATNTTAHGFSQIVLTGSAVIKIFWLLTIFACQVEMFYQVEPLVKQYFIRPTQTKIYLREETNPVFPAITICNTNNVKKGKLAEELWNGMASNSYNFMAFVGDTSDGSLTPGREQLKRYFEHLAAYEYLAQKHFELGAGMYQYGHHFKDMIASCEWKSIYDCKNETYWKQFWHWKHGNCFMFNSGYRNAGEEVLKVSDTGIGSGLSIKLNIEIAKYSFLANVAGIVMQVGEQGAMVDLTSRGTYLAPGFTHVVALKKTRRIRADPFENKSCGHHHKADLGKVSHGPRLLRKYSKQLCKKVCYSRNVIKRCGCVLYQLPSLDGNKTCSKAERKCLRPLAAAFKAGNLTCLKKCSLPCLENSHEIKLTSSKLYARNISMVADNLLEIIVSFEDFETSIIEDEEYYRIENLLSDIGGQFGLWSGISVLTLIEFLVFIIYALFLCVSYIYGKLKNK
- the LOC130621898 gene encoding glutathione S-transferase A2-like, translated to MSPKYSLLYFDIRGRGEAIRMLFKYAGVEFEEKTISFAEFDAIKGNVKETPTGQIPVLTTQCGKKIVQTAAILRYVATELNLMGECNGQRALIDGIVVTHKEIHDAAIDIAFFTKEEEKPAKLKALEEKLHKSFKFYEVVAKEYGKCDNFVGKSITIADIYFVDVMDLVNQVLPNASVLCKYPVLKNIHAKTKESPNLKKYLAERK